The following proteins are co-located in the Colletotrichum lupini chromosome 4, complete sequence genome:
- a CDS encoding alpha and gamma adaptin binding protein p34 — MEVKNPRRVLAVSLADSTQHLSRVIKGWRKRHFLFFPYERGKKPASHAKLRNGILMISPQLVTLQTFRALSLDAYTLWKYRTNAGRVDLTGTHPEPASTTLAGTTHILPIKTSYYTADVPIWLDLVDSPAEWSASFLSPEAKEVLTVLGGLAVVFALPSSPSSSSSTSAPSPADGTTPAPASVTAPATTPQPSPEDTRALITEVGRVVREGLGGWGWDGVGLGIGVGDGTADEWEDLCAEWGLEFVQVRGGKKDDGRNEFGEKMGIARVLEALESNDWDAADDMDGPSDLDSDLDTAAGDLPRKPRPLAGGTSNDDDGDDNDDFDLDDPENLDFGFDRADFEGLKKAIWNLEQEPEDEDEVVEGGAADTAKAASGSAGGATTTEKPDSAKTTQEKKAEDAEKEDLDAEDVEKIEQMMRKLQAVRDLSAGLPEDQRRRMAKKAVGEVMKEL, encoded by the exons ATGGAAGTCAAGAATCCGCGCCGGGTGTTGGCGGTCTCGCTTGCGGACTCGACGCAGCATTTGAGTAGAGTCATCAAAGGTTGGCGAAAACGGCACTTTCTATTTTTCCCCT ATGAAAGAGGAAAGAAGCCCGCATCACATGCGAAACTACGCAACGGCATCCTCATGATCTCACCGCAACTCGTCACATTGCAAACTTTCCGCGCACTCTCACTAGATGCCTACACTTTGTGGAAGTATCGTACTAACGCGGGAAGGGTAGACCTCACGGGCACCCACCCAGAACCGGCATCCACAACCCTCGCGGGCACAACGCACATCCTCCCCATCAAGACGAGCTACTACACCGCCGACGTGCCCATCTGGCTGGACCTCGTCGACTCCCCGGCCGAGTGGTCCGCCTCCTTTCTCTCGCCCGAGGCCAAGGAGGTCCTCACCGTGCTGGGCGGGCTGGCTGTTGTTTTTGCGctgccttcttctccttcatcATCGTCTTCGACATCAGCCCCGTCACCGGCAGATGGTACCACCCCTGCGCCAGCATCAGTGACAGCACCGGCAACGACCCCCCAGCCCTCGCCAGAGGACACCCGCGCGCTCATCACCGAGGTCGGGAGGGTCGTTCGCGAAGGGCTCGGCGGGTGGGGATGGGACGGCGTCGGGCTGGGCATCGGCGTCGGGGATGGGACGGCGGACGAGTGGGAGGATCTCTGCGCTGAGTGGGGACTCGAGTTTGTGCAGGTTCGTGGGGGTAAGAAGGATGACGGCCGGAACGAGTTTGGAG AGAAAATGGGTATAGCAAGAGTCCTCGAAGCCCTCGAATCTAACGACTGGGACGCCGCAGACGACATGGACGGCCCATCAGACCTCGATTCGGACCTCGACACCGCCGCCGGTGATTTACCCAGGAAACCCAGACCTCTAGCAGGCGGCACCAgcaacgacgacgacggcgacgacaacgacgatTTCGACCTCGACGACCCAGAGAACCTGGATTTCGGCTTCGACAGAGCGGATTTCGAAGGGCTGAAGAAGGCGATTTGGAACCTCGAGCAGGAGCCggaggatgaggatgaaGTAGTAGAAGGGGGAGCAGCGGACACGGCAAAAGCAGCGAGTGGAAGCGCGGGAGGCGCTACCACCACCGAGAAACCGGACTCGGCGAAGACGACGCAAGAGAAGAAGGCCGAGGACGCAGAGAAAGAGGACCTGGACGCCGAGGACGTGGAAAAGATTGAGCAGATGATGCGCAAGTTGCAGGCTGTCCGGGACCTCAGCGCGGGGCTGCCCGAGGACCAGAGGCGGAGGATGGCGAAGAAGGCCGTTGGGGAGGTGATGAAGGAGCTTTGA
- a CDS encoding Cse1, with amino-acid sequence MASQMGIIAQLLDATLDPSTHRKAEQALKAEAAKPQYSLNLLNIVASDSLPLKTRLAAALAFKNFIRSNWVDADGNYKLPTDEVNTIKSQLIGLMISCPPTIQTQLGDAISIIADSDFWERWQTLTQELVERFSPVDPKVNIGVLEVAHSIFVRWRPLFRTDELYTEINHVISTFAQPFVQLLVQTDEQITKNAQNKDVLKSWFESLSLMIKIFYDLSSHDMPPIFEEHLASISELLHKYLTYTNPILETDDDTEASVIDTVKADICEALELYTLKYDEDFGKYTEPFITNAWNLLSSTGSETKYDLLVSKALHFLTAVAGTSQHSGVFADENVLGQVVEKVILPNVALRESDLELFEDEPIEYIRRDLEGSDTDSRRRSATDFLRRLQEKYEQLVTGVVYKYINHYLEQGKSDWKAKDTAVYLFISIAAKGSVTAAQGVKTVNSLVNVVDFFEQHIAADLMASGGVEPISKVDAIKYLHTFRSQLTKEQWKLAFPPLIQNLASDNYVVYSYAAIAVERLLFLSDDSGKVMFPREDIQPFAKDLLEHLFKLIEKEKTPAKLQENEFLMRCVMRILIVLKDGAAPLVEGVLTHLVAITNMIKQNPSNPRFYYYHFEALGALVRYTSSTHATLFNQKLWEPFNQILVEDVTEFLQYIFQILAQLLESSPPDAVSDNYKAFLSPLLEPALWDTKGNVPACTRLLSSIIPATSTFIVSENKLEQILGIFQRLLAVKKYQLYAFDILEAVVKSFEPGVTDQYFGTILNLLFAKLQGSPPDSLKLRFARFFHLVASRVEAGFGADYFMKHAEKIQEGIFAKVYPPFVLAETEKLARPVDRKLAVVSLTKTLCESQAFAQKFAKGWANTCKILLALLVNPPVVSAGLGDELINEADVDDIGFGLSYTALNTCRPIARDDYPEVTAVAPWVSAYISSANQRHNGAIVNFVNTRLTPEQQQALQQYLQ; translated from the exons ATGGCCTCCCAAATGGGCATCATTGCCCAGCTGCTGGATGCTACTTTAGATCCCAGCACTCACAGGAAAG CCGAGCAAGCCCTCAAGGCAGAGGCAGCCAAGCCGCAATACTCTCTCAACCTCCTCAACATTGTCGCTTCAGATTCTCTTCCTCTCAAGACCCGGCTAGCCGCCGCCTTGGCCTTCAAGAACTTCATCCGCTCCAACTGGGTCGATGCCGATGGCAACTACAAGCTCCCCACCGATGAGGTGAACACCATCAAGTCTCAGCTCATCGGGCTGATGATTTCTTGCCCACCAACCATCCAGACCCAGCTCGGCGATGCTATCAGCATCATTGCCGATTCAGATTTCTGGGAGCGTTGGCAAACACTGACCCAAGAGCTCGTCGAGAGATTTTCCCCCGTCGATCCCAAGGTCAACATTGGTGTCCTCGAAGTCGCCCACTCCATTTTCGTCCGCTGGCGTCCTCTCTTCAGAACAGACGAGCTATACACTGAGATCAACCACGTCATCAGCACATTTGCGCAACCCTTTGTGCAGCTGCTTGTCCAGACCGATGAGCAAATCACAAAGAACGCCCAGAACAAGGATGTCCTCAAGAGCTGGTTCGAGTCTCTGAGCCTCATGATCAAGATCTTTTACGACCTGTCGTCCCACGACATGCCCCCCATTTTCGAGGAGCACCTGGCGTCCATCTCAGAACTGCTGCACAAGTACCTCACATACACGAACCCGATCCTGGAGACCGATGACGATACCGAAGCTAGCGTCATCGATACCGTCAAGGCCGATATCTGCGAGGCTCTGGAGCTCTACACACTCAAGTACGACGAGGACTTTGGAAAATACACGGAGCCCTTCATCACCAATGCCTGGAATCTGCTCTCCAGCACAGGATCCGAGACCAAGTACGACCTTTTGGTCAGCAAGGCTTTGCACTTCCTGACCGCTGTCGCCGGCACTTCACAGCACTCGGGTGTCTTTGCGGACGAGAACGTCCTGGGCCAGGTGGTCGAGAAGGTCATCCTGCCCAACGTTGCCCTGCGCGAGTCTGATTTGGAGCTGTTCGAGGATGAGCCTATCGAGTACATCCGCAGGGATTTGGAGGGCTCAGACACCGACTCGAGACGCCGGTCCGCGACCGACTTCTTGAGAAGACTTCAGGAAAAGTACGAGCAACTCGTCACTGGTGTCGTCTACAAGTACATCAACCACTACTTGGAGCAAGGTAAATCCGACTGGAAGGCGAAGGATACGGCGGTGTACCTCTTCATCTCCATCGCGGCCAAGGGATCTGTTACCGCCGCTCAGGGTGTCAAGACGGTCAATTCATTGGTCAACGTCGTGGACTTTTTTGAACAGCATATTGCTGCGGATCTGATGGCCAGCGGAGGTGTTGAGCCCATCTCCAAGGTCGACGCTATCAAGTACCTGCACACATTCCGCAGCCAACTGACAAAAGAGCAATGGAAGCTGGCGTTCCCGCCCCTCATTCAGAACCTGGCGTCGGACAACTACGTGGTCTACTCATATGCTGCGATCGCGGTCGAGCGTCTGCTGTTCCTGTCGGACGACTCGGGCAAGGTCATGTTCCCCCGCGAAGACATCCAGCCGTTCGCCAAGGACTTGCTTGAGCATCTGTTCAAGCTGattgagaaggagaagaccCCTGCCAAGCTGCAGGAGAACGAGTTCTTGATGAGATGTGTTATGAGAATTCTCATTGTGCTGAAGGACGGTGCCGCGCCGCTGGTTGAGGGTGTCCTGACACACTTGGTTGCTATCACAAACATGATCAAGCAGAACCCTAGCAACCCGCGCTTCTACTACTACCACTTCGAGGCCCTTGGGGCTCTCGTTAGATATACCTCATCCACGCACGCTACGCTTTTCAACCAGAAGCTTTGGGAGCCATTCAACCAGATTTTGGTTGAGGACGTTACCG AGTTCCTGCAGTACATTTTCCAGATTCTGGCCCAGCTCTTAGAGTCAAGCCCTCCGGATGCAGTCTCGGACAACTACAAGGCTTTCCTGTCCCCGCTGCTCGAACCGGCTCTGTGGGACACCAAGGGCAACGTCCCAGCCTGCACCAGACTTTTGTCGTCCATCATCCCGGCAACTTCCACTTTCATTGTCTCCGAGAACAAGTTGGAGCAGATCCTCGGCATCTTCCAGCGTCTCCTCGCTGTCAAAAAGTACCAGTTGTACGCATTTGACATCTTGGAGGCAGTCGTCAAGTCATTCGAGCC TGGGGTTACTGATCAGTACTTTGGTACTATCCTGAACCTGCTGTTCGCCAAGCTGCAGGGCAGCCCGCCGGATTCGCTCAAGCTTCGCTTCGCTCGATTCTTCCACCTCGTGGCGTCCCGAGTTGAGGCTGGTTTCGGTGCTGATTACTTCATGAAGCACGCTGAGAAGATTCAGGAGGGCATCTTCGCCAAGGTCTACCCTCCATTTGTCTTGGCCGAGACGGAAAAGCTTGCACGACCGGTCGACCGTAAGCTCGCAGTAGTCAGTCTTACCAAGACTCTCTGCGAGTCGCAGGCCTTTGCGCAGAAGTTCGCCAAGGGCTGGGCCAATACATGCAAGATTCTTCTTGCTCTTTTGGTCAACCCTCCGGTGGTGTCGGCCGGTCTGGGTGACGAGCTCATTAACGAAGCTGACGTTGACGATATCGGTTTCGGCCTGTCCTACACTGCTCTCAACACCTGCCGGCCGATCGCGCGTGACGACTACCCAGAGGTCACGGCGGTGGCTCCCTGGGTCAGCGCGTACATCAGCTCCGCGAACCAGCGTCACAACGGCGCGATTGTCAACTTTGTCAACACACGTCTTACACCAGAGCAGCAGCAAGCACTACAACAGTACTTGCAATAG